The following are encoded in a window of Halorarum salinum genomic DNA:
- the glyA gene encoding serine hydroxymethyltransferase: MEYPEVREVDPAVADALVGEVDRQRETLSMIASENHVSKAVLEAQGSALTNKYAEGYPGARYYAGCEFADDVEELAVERAKELWGAEHVNVQPHSGTQANMAVYLAMLDPGDRILSLELNHGGHLSHGHPANFTGQLYDVEQYRVDEETGYIDYDALAEQAEAFEPDVIVSGYSAYPREVEWERIQDVADSVGAYHLADIAHITGLVAAGVHDSPVGVADFVTGSTHKTIRAGRGGIVMTGEEHADDVDAAVFPGGQGGPLMHNIAGKAVGFGEALEPEFEAYAEQVVANAEALAESFADDGLEVVSGGTDTHLVLVDLRESHPDVSGGDAEDALADANVVLNANTVPGETRSPFDPSGIRAGTPGLTTRGFEEDDLREVGDLIHRVVDADGDEAVVADVRDRVAELTDAHPLYE; the protein is encoded by the coding sequence ATGGAGTATCCGGAGGTACGCGAGGTCGATCCCGCCGTCGCAGACGCGCTCGTCGGCGAGGTCGACCGCCAGCGGGAGACGCTGTCGATGATCGCATCCGAGAACCACGTCTCGAAGGCGGTGCTCGAGGCGCAGGGGAGCGCCCTGACGAACAAGTACGCGGAGGGGTACCCCGGCGCCCGGTACTACGCAGGCTGTGAGTTCGCCGACGACGTGGAGGAACTCGCCGTGGAGCGCGCGAAGGAGCTCTGGGGCGCCGAGCACGTCAACGTCCAGCCCCACTCCGGGACGCAGGCCAACATGGCGGTGTACCTCGCCATGCTGGACCCCGGCGACCGGATCCTCTCGCTGGAACTGAACCACGGGGGCCACCTCAGCCACGGCCACCCCGCGAACTTCACCGGACAGCTCTACGACGTCGAGCAGTACCGCGTCGACGAGGAGACCGGCTACATCGACTACGACGCGCTCGCCGAGCAGGCGGAGGCGTTCGAACCCGACGTGATCGTCTCGGGCTACTCCGCGTACCCGCGCGAGGTCGAGTGGGAGCGGATCCAGGACGTCGCCGACTCGGTCGGCGCCTACCACCTCGCGGACATCGCCCACATCACGGGCCTCGTCGCCGCGGGCGTCCACGACTCGCCGGTCGGCGTCGCGGACTTCGTCACCGGGTCGACCCACAAGACCATCCGCGCGGGACGGGGCGGCATCGTGATGACGGGCGAGGAGCACGCCGACGACGTCGACGCGGCCGTGTTCCCCGGCGGGCAGGGCGGCCCGCTGATGCACAACATCGCCGGGAAGGCGGTCGGGTTCGGCGAGGCGCTCGAACCGGAGTTCGAGGCGTACGCCGAGCAGGTCGTCGCCAACGCGGAGGCGCTCGCCGAGTCATTCGCGGACGACGGCCTCGAGGTCGTCTCGGGCGGCACCGACACACACCTCGTGCTCGTGGACCTCCGGGAGTCGCACCCCGACGTCTCGGGCGGCGACGCCGAGGACGCGCTCGCGGACGCGAACGTCGTCCTCAACGCGAACACGGTGCCCGGCGAGACGCGCTCGCCGTTCGACCCCTCGGGAATCCGCGCCGGCACGCCCGGACTCACGACCCGCGGCTTCGAGGAGGACGACCTGCGCGAGGTCGGGGACCTCATCCACCGCGTCGTGGACGCGGACGGCGACGAGGCGGTCGTGGCCGACGTGCGCGACCGCGTCGCCGAACTGACCGACGCCCACCCGCTGTACGAGTAG
- a CDS encoding bifunctional metallophosphatase/5'-nucleotidase yields the protein MVRFLHYSDVENVYDDPERAGRLAACIGDLDGPDALVVGAGDDTAPGVLALVARGRQALDFFAAVGTAVETFGNHDFDFGPDATRELVADSPQTWVSANVLDSADDEGPFGAAEGVVPWTLERVGDETVGLFGVTDPATDSLNPSAADLAFTDPYEAAERASAELREAGADRVVAVSHLGGGDDELAGRVDVDLVLGGHVHTERAERVDGVLCTRPGVNGESVLEVELTDDGASVSRHDPGEWPVNDRLADALRERMHASGLDEVVGHADEPIERTEATIHGGESRVGNLVADAYRHAADADVGLQNAGGIRLGDPLEGEVTLADLVSTLPFEEPVVTAELTGGELLDAFRQMSAAVVDFGEPGWWHGHVSGAEIVWDDAERRLLEARVGGEPVDADRIYRVATAEYILHSDHEFPVIEERHRAGEHGIQHDVLAEYVESAGLATRVEGRIRRVEGADEPTAGLGEEKAARGTADAGGDSRSDPPVEPTEE from the coding sequence ATGGTTCGCTTTCTCCACTACTCGGACGTCGAGAACGTCTACGACGACCCCGAGAGGGCCGGCCGCCTGGCCGCCTGCATCGGCGACCTCGACGGCCCGGACGCCCTCGTCGTCGGGGCCGGCGACGACACCGCGCCCGGCGTGCTCGCGCTCGTCGCACGCGGCAGACAGGCGCTCGACTTCTTCGCCGCGGTCGGCACGGCCGTCGAGACGTTCGGCAACCACGACTTCGACTTCGGCCCGGACGCGACCCGGGAACTCGTCGCCGATTCGCCCCAGACGTGGGTCAGCGCGAACGTCCTCGACTCCGCCGACGACGAGGGGCCGTTCGGCGCCGCCGAGGGCGTCGTCCCGTGGACCCTCGAACGCGTCGGCGACGAGACGGTGGGCCTGTTCGGCGTCACCGACCCCGCGACCGACTCGCTGAACCCCTCCGCGGCGGACCTCGCGTTCACCGACCCGTACGAGGCGGCCGAGCGGGCGTCCGCCGAACTCCGCGAGGCGGGCGCCGACCGCGTCGTCGCCGTCTCGCACCTGGGCGGCGGCGACGACGAACTGGCCGGCCGAGTCGACGTCGACCTCGTGCTCGGCGGGCACGTCCACACCGAGCGCGCCGAACGCGTGGACGGCGTCCTCTGTACCCGTCCGGGCGTCAACGGCGAATCCGTGCTGGAGGTCGAACTGACAGACGACGGGGCGTCGGTGAGCCGTCACGACCCGGGCGAGTGGCCGGTGAACGACCGCCTCGCCGACGCGCTCCGCGAACGGATGCACGCGTCGGGCCTCGACGAGGTGGTCGGCCACGCCGACGAGCCCATCGAGCGCACCGAGGCGACGATCCACGGGGGCGAGTCCCGCGTCGGGAACCTCGTCGCGGACGCCTACCGCCACGCCGCCGACGCCGACGTCGGCCTCCAGAACGCGGGCGGCATCCGCCTCGGCGACCCCCTCGAGGGCGAGGTGACGCTGGCCGACCTCGTCAGCACGCTCCCGTTCGAGGAGCCGGTCGTGACCGCGGAGCTGACGGGCGGGGAGTTGCTCGACGCGTTCCGGCAGATGTCTGCCGCGGTCGTCGACTTCGGCGAACCCGGCTGGTGGCACGGCCACGTCAGCGGCGCCGAAATCGTCTGGGACGACGCGGAGCGGCGGCTCCTGGAGGCCCGCGTCGGCGGCGAACCGGTCGACGCCGACCGGATCTACCGAGTGGCCACCGCCGAGTACATCCTCCACTCCGACCACGAGTTCCCGGTCATCGAGGAGCGACACCGCGCGGGCGAGCACGGCATCCAGCACGACGTGCTCGCCGAGTACGTCGAGAGCGCGGGGCTCGCCACCCGGGTGGAGGGGCGCATCCGACGGGTTGAGGGGGCGGACGAGCCAACCGCCGGACTCGGGGAGGAAAAGGCGGCGCGGGGGACCGCCGACGCCGGCGGCGACTCCCGGTCGGACCCCCCAGTCGAGCCGACGGAGGAGTAG
- a CDS encoding HVO_2753 family zinc finger protein gives MSEAEQEQASDRRCVSCGINVAGMSAAAFKCPDCGTRIFRCAKCRKQSNLYECPDCGFRGP, from the coding sequence ATGAGCGAGGCAGAGCAAGAGCAGGCGTCCGACCGGCGCTGCGTCTCCTGTGGCATCAACGTCGCGGGCATGAGCGCCGCGGCGTTCAAGTGCCCCGACTGCGGCACCCGTATCTTCCGGTGCGCGAAGTGCCGAAAGCAGAGCAACCTGTACGAGTGTCCCGACTGCGGCTTCCGGGGGCCCTGA
- a CDS encoding adenylyltransferase/cytidyltransferase family protein — protein sequence MTGEPTRALAQGTFDLLHPGHLHYLEEAAGHGDELHVIVSRSANVTHKPAPVCPDRQRRDVVAALSVVDEAHLGDPEDYFVPVREIDPDVIVLGFDQHHDEEGIRAALGERGLVADVVRATGREPRYDGEMLSTNEIIRKLLEERG from the coding sequence ATGACCGGGGAGCCGACCCGCGCGCTCGCCCAGGGGACGTTCGACCTGCTCCACCCCGGACACCTCCACTACCTCGAGGAAGCCGCCGGGCACGGCGACGAACTCCACGTCATCGTCTCCCGGAGCGCGAACGTCACGCACAAGCCGGCGCCCGTCTGTCCGGACCGCCAGCGGCGGGACGTCGTCGCGGCGCTCTCGGTCGTCGACGAGGCACACCTCGGCGACCCTGAGGACTACTTCGTCCCCGTCCGCGAGATCGACCCCGACGTGATCGTGCTCGGCTTCGACCAGCACCACGACGAGGAGGGGATCCGCGCCGCCCTCGGCGAACGGGGACTCGTCGCGGACGTCGTCCGCGCCACCGGCCGGGAGCCGCGCTACGACGGCGAGATGCTCTCGACCAACGAGATCATCCGTAAACTCCTCGAGGAGCGCGGGTAG
- a CDS encoding universal stress protein has protein sequence MTLVVVPVRYPLSRHSMATLSEAIRIADERDAELTVLHVDLYHDSHEVTRTDLKRAVQREFGVLPTARYVVRRGFLVEETILDEVAAEEADVVVIGAKQASRWRRTLQRLFSDPDVESYLREKLDATIITVDAERTARGDA, from the coding sequence ATGACGCTGGTGGTCGTTCCGGTGCGCTACCCCCTCTCGAGACACTCGATGGCCACGCTCTCGGAGGCGATTCGGATCGCCGACGAGCGCGACGCGGAGCTCACCGTCCTCCACGTGGACCTGTACCACGACAGCCACGAGGTGACGCGAACCGACCTCAAACGCGCCGTACAGCGGGAGTTTGGCGTCCTGCCGACGGCCAGGTACGTGGTCCGACGGGGGTTCCTCGTCGAGGAGACCATCCTCGACGAGGTCGCCGCCGAGGAGGCCGACGTGGTGGTCATCGGCGCGAAGCAGGCCAGCCGGTGGCGCCGGACGCTCCAGCGCCTGTTCTCGGACCCGGACGTGGAGTCGTACCTCCGCGAGAAGCTCGACGCCACGATCATCACGGTGGACGCCGAGCGGACCGCCCGGGGCGACGCGTGA
- a CDS encoding DUF7528 family protein has protein sequence MTLTLDGAERRLSREAARTLRDELAEALTRRREFLYTAGEHREDGSYVVERRGADSAGHSKVFERFTALERLYSRLPREFTAEDVGRSGLTGGRRHILVRHLAEHPAFDCELVSRQPLTARKRGA, from the coding sequence GTGACGCTCACGCTCGACGGCGCGGAGCGACGGCTCTCGCGCGAGGCGGCCCGCACGCTCCGCGACGAACTCGCCGAGGCGCTCACGCGGCGCAGGGAGTTCCTGTACACGGCGGGCGAACACCGGGAGGACGGGAGCTACGTCGTCGAACGGCGGGGAGCGGACTCCGCCGGCCACAGCAAGGTGTTCGAGCGGTTCACCGCGCTCGAACGGCTGTACAGCCGATTGCCGCGCGAGTTCACGGCCGAGGACGTCGGGCGGAGCGGGCTGACCGGCGGTCGGCGACACATACTCGTCAGGCACCTCGCCGAACACCCGGCGTTCGACTGCGAACTGGTCTCCCGACAGCCGCTCACGGCCCGCAAGAGGGGGGCCTGA
- a CDS encoding YcaO-like family protein produces the protein MDVAIVGPDPAATALREAFTDIDANVMEVEVGLLDGFDFAVVVGTAGEERFRTANELIAEWIAIEIGGAGGRPIEEVDATVTLFSEDSGCYDCLVDRVRANVPDEGATPQGTRSAVRFAGALAGRRAIQQFGGADLGGTLVEVPGVERSFLPVPGCDCGDAPEGFELAHREVDLDDAVDRMDRAVDGRLGLVTEVGERESFPLPYYIARTTDTTAFADARCAEFAAGVSPDWDAAYAKAIGEALERYCAGVYRASDLRTGPTEGVVDAVPVDRFVRPEDASTPDPDDHLAWVPGVTLGTGERVSLPAEFVHFPPPERRHKPPITTGLGLGNSTVEATLSGLYEAVERDATMLAWYSTFEPLGLDVDDEGFRELVARARAEDLSVTPLLCTQDVDVPVVAAAVHREGDWPRFAMGSAADLDAGAAAADAAAEALQNWMELRAMGPERADEEEGAIGTYAGFPDDVRPFVEPDATIPAADVGERVSGEAELDALLGRLDATGLDAHAAQLTTRDVAALGFEAVRVLVPAAQPLFTGEPFFGERLGRVAESMGFEPRPDRAYHPFP, from the coding sequence ATGGACGTCGCCATCGTCGGGCCGGACCCAGCCGCGACAGCGCTGCGGGAGGCGTTCACCGACATCGACGCGAACGTGATGGAGGTGGAGGTGGGGCTGCTGGACGGGTTCGACTTCGCCGTCGTCGTGGGGACCGCGGGCGAGGAACGTTTCCGGACCGCGAACGAACTGATCGCGGAGTGGATCGCAATCGAGATCGGCGGCGCGGGCGGTCGCCCGATCGAGGAGGTCGACGCCACGGTCACGCTGTTCTCCGAGGACTCCGGCTGTTACGACTGTCTCGTCGACCGCGTGCGCGCGAACGTGCCCGACGAGGGGGCGACCCCGCAGGGGACGAGAAGCGCCGTGCGCTTCGCCGGCGCGCTCGCGGGACGGCGGGCGATCCAGCAGTTCGGCGGCGCGGACCTCGGCGGGACGCTCGTCGAGGTTCCCGGCGTCGAGCGGTCGTTCCTCCCCGTCCCCGGCTGTGACTGCGGCGACGCCCCCGAGGGGTTCGAGCTCGCCCACCGGGAGGTCGACCTGGACGACGCGGTCGACCGGATGGACCGGGCGGTCGACGGCCGTCTCGGGCTCGTCACGGAGGTCGGCGAGCGGGAGTCGTTCCCGCTCCCGTACTACATCGCGCGGACCACGGACACGACGGCGTTCGCGGACGCCAGGTGCGCGGAGTTCGCCGCGGGCGTCTCCCCCGACTGGGACGCGGCGTACGCGAAGGCGATCGGCGAGGCGCTCGAGCGCTACTGCGCGGGGGTGTATCGCGCGTCTGACCTCCGGACTGGGCCGACCGAGGGCGTCGTGGACGCGGTGCCGGTCGACCGGTTCGTCCGGCCTGAGGACGCATCTACGCCGGACCCGGACGACCACCTCGCCTGGGTCCCCGGCGTCACGCTGGGGACGGGCGAGCGCGTCTCGCTCCCGGCGGAGTTCGTCCACTTCCCCCCGCCCGAACGGCGCCACAAGCCGCCCATCACGACCGGGCTGGGCCTCGGGAACTCGACCGTCGAGGCGACCCTCTCGGGGCTGTACGAGGCCGTCGAGCGGGACGCGACGATGCTCGCCTGGTACTCGACGTTCGAGCCGCTGGGCCTGGACGTCGACGACGAGGGGTTCCGGGAACTGGTCGCCCGCGCACGGGCGGAGGACCTGTCCGTCACGCCCCTCCTCTGCACCCAGGACGTCGACGTGCCGGTCGTCGCCGCCGCGGTCCACCGCGAGGGCGACTGGCCCCGGTTCGCGATGGGGTCGGCCGCGGACCTCGACGCGGGCGCGGCGGCCGCGGACGCCGCCGCCGAGGCGCTCCAGAACTGGATGGAACTGCGCGCGATGGGTCCCGAACGGGCCGACGAGGAGGAGGGCGCCATCGGAACGTACGCCGGCTTCCCCGACGACGTCCGCCCGTTCGTCGAACCCGACGCCACCATCCCGGCGGCGGACGTCGGCGAACGGGTCTCGGGCGAGGCGGAACTGGACGCCCTGCTCGGCCGACTCGACGCGACGGGGCTCGACGCCCACGCCGCGCAGCTCACGACCAGGGACGTCGCCGCGCTCGGCTTCGAGGCGGTCCGGGTGCTCGTCCCGGCGGCCCAGCCCCTGTTCACCGGCGAGCCGTTCTTCGGCGAGCGGCTCGGCCGGGTGGCGGAGTCGATGGGGTTCGAACCGCGACCCGACCGCGCGTACCACCCGTTCCCCTAG
- a CDS encoding universal stress protein produces the protein MGLYERILVPTDGSDGVERAVRHAVDLAVEHGATVHALYVVNSASYAGMPMESSWEGIDEMLRADAEDAVALVEALGDDYEVPVETAILDGSPSKEIVRYAETEGCDLIVMGTHGRGGIDRLLLGSVAEKVVRGSSVPVLTVRVTG, from the coding sequence ATGGGGCTGTACGAGCGCATCCTCGTCCCGACGGACGGGTCCGACGGCGTGGAACGGGCGGTGCGACACGCCGTCGACCTCGCGGTGGAACACGGCGCGACCGTTCACGCGCTGTACGTCGTCAACTCGGCATCGTACGCGGGGATGCCGATGGAGTCCTCCTGGGAGGGGATCGACGAGATGCTCCGCGCGGACGCGGAAGACGCGGTCGCGCTGGTGGAGGCGCTCGGCGACGACTACGAGGTGCCGGTCGAGACCGCCATCCTCGACGGGAGTCCGAGCAAGGAGATCGTCCGGTACGCGGAGACGGAGGGCTGTGATCTGATCGTCATGGGCACGCACGGGCGCGGCGGAATCGACAGGCTCCTGCTGGGAAGCGTCGCGGAGAAGGTCGTCAGGGGATCGTCGGTTCCCGTGCTGACCGTCCGGGTGACCGGCTAG
- a CDS encoding VOC family protein, protein MTPTEFYHVAMKVEDVDETVEFYRQQFDAEVIDRNRPEEGADGSGGGTGAPGGSDDATAVEYAAMEVADKRLYAFDRAPYEATGLVEDLPTGLLHFGFVVDDADAAHRAMAATGVEFVMEPTDFGDLRIAFLADPSGAWVELVEHRS, encoded by the coding sequence ATGACGCCGACGGAGTTCTACCACGTGGCGATGAAGGTCGAGGACGTCGACGAGACGGTCGAGTTCTACCGGCAGCAGTTCGACGCCGAGGTGATCGACCGGAACCGTCCCGAGGAGGGGGCGGACGGTTCCGGCGGGGGCACGGGCGCCCCCGGCGGGAGCGACGACGCGACCGCGGTCGAGTACGCCGCGATGGAGGTCGCCGACAAGCGACTGTACGCGTTCGACAGGGCGCCCTACGAGGCGACGGGGCTGGTCGAGGACCTCCCGACCGGCCTCCTCCACTTCGGGTTCGTCGTCGACGACGCTGACGCCGCCCACAGGGCGATGGCGGCGACGGGGGTCGAGTTCGTGATGGAGCCGACCGACTTCGGCGACCTCCGCATCGCGTTCCTCGCGGACCCGTCGGGGGCGTGGGTCGAACTCGTCGAGCACCGGTCGTGA
- a CDS encoding elongation factor 1-beta, producing the protein MGKVAAKMKVMPESPEIDLDDLRDKLESSLPEGAEIRNVEREDVAFGLVALLPLVVVPDDSGGTEAVEEAFSNVEGIESVKVEEVGRL; encoded by the coding sequence ATGGGGAAGGTCGCGGCGAAGATGAAGGTGATGCCCGAGAGCCCCGAGATCGACCTCGACGACCTCCGGGACAAACTGGAGTCGTCGCTCCCCGAGGGCGCGGAGATCCGGAACGTCGAGCGCGAGGACGTCGCGTTCGGCCTCGTCGCGCTGCTCCCGCTGGTCGTCGTCCCCGACGACTCCGGCGGGACCGAGGCGGTCGAGGAGGCGTTCTCGAACGTTGAGGGCATCGAGAGCGTGAAGGTCGAGGAAGTCGGCCGGCTGTAA
- the tbsP gene encoding transcriptional regulator TbsP: protein MTSNLLEETTDDILRAVIEDVDGELVVVDPSADVVESLVDIGLEYEGDLPTLNVVADERLLKDVMDDFIVASAAADLVDAGEMTLRNLPDGADNTLLVGEESLYALVSAGEHVAALAADDESFIADAYETYHGLWEEATPFNLRTPALGRVRSTLGEEIGENVQADFDGVLASLETARGDGDGLDEVTISLLVAAKNDVLLYDISKWGEDVGIASKATFSRTKTRLEDMGLIDTEKVPIDVGRPRLRLKLGDDKLRQADSEGLAGVARSMLN, encoded by the coding sequence ATGACCTCGAATTTACTGGAAGAGACGACCGATGATATCCTCCGGGCGGTCATCGAGGACGTCGACGGCGAGCTCGTCGTGGTCGATCCGTCGGCCGACGTCGTCGAGTCGCTCGTCGACATCGGCCTCGAGTACGAGGGCGACCTGCCGACGCTGAACGTCGTCGCCGACGAGCGGCTCCTGAAGGACGTGATGGACGACTTCATCGTCGCGTCCGCGGCCGCCGACCTCGTCGACGCCGGGGAGATGACCCTCCGCAACCTCCCGGACGGGGCGGACAACACGCTCCTCGTCGGCGAGGAGTCGCTGTACGCGCTCGTCTCGGCCGGCGAGCACGTCGCGGCGCTCGCGGCCGACGACGAGTCGTTCATCGCGGACGCCTACGAGACGTACCACGGGCTGTGGGAGGAGGCGACGCCGTTCAACCTCCGGACCCCGGCGCTCGGCCGGGTCCGCTCGACGCTCGGCGAGGAGATCGGCGAGAACGTCCAGGCCGACTTCGACGGCGTGCTCGCGTCCCTCGAGACGGCGCGGGGCGACGGCGACGGCCTCGACGAGGTGACCATCAGCCTGCTCGTGGCCGCCAAGAACGACGTGCTGCTGTACGACATCAGCAAGTGGGGCGAGGACGTCGGCATCGCCTCGAAGGCGACGTTCTCGCGCACCAAGACCCGGCTCGAGGACATGGGGCTCATCGACACCGAGAAGGTTCCCATCGACGTCGGCCGGCCGCGCCTGCGCCTGAAGCTCGGGGACGACAAACTCCGCCAGGCCGACAGCGAGGGGCTGGCGGGCGTCGCGCGCAGCATGCTGAACTAA
- a CDS encoding biotin--[acetyl-CoA-carboxylase] ligase has product MTADGLPPTRRALLEALAEGPVEGPAFAERAGLTRAAVWKHVEALRGSGFDIESTDRGYEVAGVPGYDGPAIAYGLEAPVAVEFHDSVGSTNDRARELAAEGATDVAVVADEQTDSRGRLDREWRSPRGGVWLSILVRPDVPPAHAPAFTLAAAVAVARACREAGVDARIKWPNDVVVGGRGARGGRKLCGILTEMEGEADRVSWLVVGIGLNANVDPDDLPGGTDATSLARELGRDVDRRVLTQRVLEEFDDLTADPDSVLPAWREHADTLGRRVRVETPGDVVEGIAEDVAFPGALLVDTDDGEVRVTTGDCEHLRPAGEGRAGN; this is encoded by the coding sequence GTGACGGCCGACGGCCTTCCGCCGACGCGGCGCGCCCTCCTCGAGGCGCTCGCCGAGGGACCCGTCGAGGGACCGGCGTTCGCCGAGCGGGCCGGGCTCACTCGCGCGGCGGTCTGGAAACACGTCGAGGCGCTCCGCGGGTCGGGGTTCGACATCGAGAGCACGGACCGCGGCTACGAGGTCGCGGGGGTTCCGGGCTACGACGGCCCCGCGATCGCGTACGGCCTCGAGGCCCCCGTCGCGGTCGAGTTCCACGACAGCGTCGGGTCGACGAACGATCGCGCCCGGGAGCTCGCCGCCGAGGGGGCGACCGACGTCGCCGTCGTCGCCGACGAACAGACCGACTCCCGGGGCCGGCTCGACCGCGAGTGGCGCTCCCCCCGGGGCGGCGTCTGGCTCTCCATCCTCGTCCGGCCCGACGTGCCGCCCGCCCACGCGCCCGCGTTCACGCTCGCGGCGGCGGTCGCCGTCGCGCGCGCCTGCCGCGAGGCCGGCGTCGACGCGCGGATCAAGTGGCCGAACGACGTTGTGGTCGGCGGGAGGGGCGCGCGCGGCGGGCGGAAGCTCTGCGGGATCCTCACCGAGATGGAGGGGGAGGCCGACCGCGTCTCGTGGCTCGTGGTCGGGATCGGGCTGAACGCGAACGTCGATCCCGACGACCTCCCCGGGGGGACCGACGCGACGAGCCTCGCCCGCGAACTGGGGCGGGACGTGGACCGTCGGGTCCTCACCCAGCGCGTCCTGGAGGAGTTCGACGACCTGACGGCCGACCCGGACTCCGTCCTCCCGGCGTGGCGCGAGCACGCGGACACGCTCGGCCGCCGCGTTCGGGTCGAGACGCCGGGCGACGTCGTGGAGGGGATCGCGGAGGACGTCGCGTTTCCGGGGGCGTTGCTGGTCGACACGGACGACGGGGAGGTCCGCGTCACGACCGGCGACTGCGAGCACCTGCGGCCGGCGGGCGAGGGGAGGGCCGGGAACTAG
- a CDS encoding tetrahydrofolate dehydrogenase/cyclohydrolase catalytic domain-containing protein translates to MTEVIDGNAVAAGIREGVADCVDALTGADVKPGLATVLMSADPASETYVSMKQRDCEEVGIEGIHVEVDPDAPAEELYATVDELNDDPSVHGVLVQLPLPEHVDKREVVRRIDPAKDVDAFHPENVGRLVAGDPRFKPCTPHGVQRLLEATGVDPEGKEAVVVGRSDIVGKPMANLLFGRDEGGNATTTVCHSRTDDLAEHTRRADVVVAAAGVPEFITGDMLSEGAVVVDVGVNRVERDGDSTLVGDVEFESAERKASAITPVPGGVGPMTRAMLLYNTVKAAALDADVDVPLP, encoded by the coding sequence ATGACGGAGGTCATCGACGGGAACGCGGTCGCGGCCGGGATCCGGGAGGGCGTGGCCGACTGCGTCGACGCGTTGACGGGCGCGGACGTGAAGCCGGGGCTCGCGACGGTGCTGATGAGCGCGGACCCCGCCTCGGAGACGTACGTCTCGATGAAACAGCGGGACTGCGAGGAGGTGGGGATCGAGGGCATCCACGTCGAGGTCGACCCCGACGCCCCCGCCGAGGAGCTGTACGCGACCGTCGACGAACTCAACGACGACCCGTCCGTCCACGGCGTCCTCGTCCAGTTGCCCCTCCCGGAACACGTCGACAAGCGGGAGGTCGTCCGCCGGATCGACCCCGCGAAGGACGTGGACGCGTTCCACCCCGAGAACGTCGGCCGCCTCGTCGCCGGGGACCCCCGATTCAAGCCCTGCACCCCCCACGGCGTACAGCGACTCCTCGAGGCGACGGGCGTCGACCCCGAGGGGAAGGAGGCGGTCGTCGTCGGCCGCTCCGACATCGTCGGCAAGCCGATGGCGAACCTGCTGTTCGGACGGGACGAGGGCGGCAACGCGACGACGACGGTCTGTCACTCCCGGACCGACGACCTCGCCGAGCACACCCGTCGGGCCGACGTCGTCGTCGCCGCGGCCGGCGTGCCGGAGTTCATCACGGGCGACATGCTCTCGGAGGGCGCGGTCGTCGTTGACGTGGGGGTCAACCGCGTCGAGCGCGACGGCGACTCGACGCTCGTCGGCGACGTGGAGTTCGAGTCGGCCGAGCGGAAGGCGAGCGCCATCACGCCCGTCCCCGGCGGCGTCGGACCGATGACCCGCGCGATGCTGCTGTACAACACCGTGAAGGCGGCCGCCCTCGACGCCGACGTCGACGTGCCGCTCCCGTAG
- a CDS encoding DUF7117 family protein, whose translation MEVRGERECRDCGTRWSYFETGSVTCPECGSMRSVGTGERRRHTDAPAELDLDPVLARLDEEPLEGLTDEVKRTCRSYLRKRGFIRGGELKPLDDAYLAARELLQAADVYGRLRDPTDDEEWYVTALLRAADTGERPAAVDVPAGMREARGLAAASAVLEYRRDVSAHLEDHPDPDARTTLGSLRERAKRVEALGGDVSPDESDALVAAARDVGRYLITGEADALADARDRLERFE comes from the coding sequence ATGGAGGTCCGCGGCGAGCGCGAGTGCAGGGACTGCGGGACCAGGTGGTCCTACTTCGAGACCGGGAGCGTCACCTGCCCCGAGTGCGGCAGCATGCGGAGCGTCGGCACGGGCGAGCGCCGGCGGCACACCGACGCGCCCGCGGAACTCGACCTCGACCCCGTGCTCGCGCGACTGGACGAGGAGCCGCTGGAGGGGCTGACCGACGAGGTGAAACGGACCTGTCGGTCGTACCTCCGCAAGCGCGGGTTCATCCGCGGCGGGGAGCTGAAACCCCTCGACGACGCCTACCTCGCGGCGCGGGAGCTGCTGCAGGCCGCCGACGTGTACGGGCGGCTTCGGGACCCGACCGACGACGAGGAGTGGTACGTGACGGCGCTGCTGCGCGCGGCCGACACCGGCGAGCGCCCGGCCGCCGTCGACGTGCCGGCGGGAATGCGCGAGGCGCGCGGACTCGCGGCCGCCTCGGCGGTGCTGGAGTACAGGCGGGACGTCTCCGCGCACCTCGAGGACCACCCCGACCCCGACGCGCGGACGACGCTCGGGTCGCTCCGCGAGCGCGCGAAGCGGGTCGAGGCGCTGGGCGGCGACGTGAGCCCGGACGAGTCGGACGCTCTCGTGGCCGCCGCCCGCGATGTCGGCCGGTACCTCATCACGGGAGAGGCCGACGCGCTGGCGGACGCACGCGACCGGCTGGAACGGTTCGAGTAG